A window from Roseburia sp. 499 encodes these proteins:
- a CDS encoding IS110 family transposase: protein MKYNTQNSKIASITEKTLIVGIDVGSQVHYARAFDWRNYEYSRKPFAFSNDEEGFMAFKNWMDEIAENHDKEVVLPGMEPTGHYWFGLGMFLQNLGMRPVHVNPHHVKKSKELDDNNPNKNDRKDPKTIAALVNEGRFSYPYIPSGIYAEIRNLSNLRFQTQEEITRIKNRIARWFSIYFPEYKDVYGNLDAVSGMMILKQAPLPGDIVRLGVDGVNKIWRDAKLRAVGIKRAKTLVNKAEHSIGSQEAPEAARVELQILLGDYEMYTCRMNDLMQTIEEKLYEIPYIDKLLEIKGIGMITICGFIAEVGDIRRFDNPKQLQKLAGYAIVSNDSGKHNGESHISYRGRKRLRYVLYEAAISLIGKNAEFKEIHNYYRTRERNPLKKMQSVIAVACKVIRIFYTILTKGVAYDGTKMLEDIQRPALALN from the coding sequence ATGAAGTATAACACACAAAACAGTAAAATTGCATCAATAACAGAAAAAACTTTGATTGTTGGTATTGATGTTGGTAGTCAAGTGCATTATGCAAGAGCATTTGATTGGCGTAATTATGAGTATTCAAGAAAACCATTTGCATTCAGCAATGATGAAGAAGGTTTTATGGCGTTTAAGAACTGGATGGATGAAATTGCTGAAAATCACGACAAAGAGGTAGTGCTCCCAGGCATGGAGCCTACAGGACACTACTGGTTTGGTTTAGGAATGTTTCTACAAAACTTAGGAATGCGCCCGGTGCATGTGAATCCACATCATGTAAAAAAATCAAAGGAATTGGATGACAATAATCCGAACAAGAATGATCGAAAAGATCCGAAGACAATTGCTGCGTTGGTAAACGAAGGAAGATTTTCCTATCCATATATTCCATCAGGAATTTATGCGGAAATAAGAAATCTTTCAAATTTAAGATTCCAGACACAGGAAGAAATAACTCGAATCAAAAATCGAATTGCACGTTGGTTTAGCATTTACTTTCCAGAATACAAGGATGTTTATGGGAATCTTGATGCCGTAAGTGGAATGATGATTTTAAAGCAGGCACCATTGCCGGGGGATATCGTAAGACTTGGAGTTGATGGAGTGAATAAAATATGGCGAGATGCGAAGCTGAGAGCAGTAGGAATTAAGAGGGCAAAGACCCTGGTAAATAAAGCAGAGCATAGTATCGGAAGTCAAGAAGCACCAGAAGCAGCAAGAGTAGAACTTCAGATTTTGCTTGGTGATTATGAAATGTATACTTGTCGAATGAATGATTTGATGCAGACAATAGAAGAAAAACTGTATGAGATTCCATATATAGATAAACTCTTGGAGATAAAAGGGATTGGTATGATAACAATCTGTGGATTTATTGCAGAGGTTGGAGATATAAGACGTTTTGACAATCCAAAGCAGTTACAGAAGTTGGCCGGATATGCAATCGTTAGCAATGATTCAGGAAAGCATAACGGAGAAAGTCATATCAGTTATCGTGGAAGAAAAAGGCTGCGCTATGTTTTATATGAAGCGGCAATATCGTTAATAGGAAAGAATGCAGAGTTTAAGGAAATCCATAATTATTATAGAACAAGAGAACGGAATCCATTGAAGAAAATGCAGTCGGTAATAGCGGTTGCGTGTAAGGTAATACGTATATTTTATACGATATTAACCAAGGGTGTTGCATATGACGGAACGAAAATGCTTGAAGATATACAGCGTCCGGCATTGGCACTGAATTAA
- a CDS encoding colicin E3/pyocin S6 family cytotoxin yields the protein MPYVAKPKPCYMDQFEFYKVIDGRKVYRGNGRLYSWDEKHGEIEVFNKRGWHLGALDAETGELIKPARKDRRLSDV from the coding sequence ATGCCGTATGTAGCAAAGCCTAAACCCTGCTATATGGATCAATTTGAGTTTTATAAAGTGATTGATGGAAGAAAAGTGTATAGAGGTAATGGTAGATTATATTCGTGGGATGAGAAGCATGGAGAAATAGAGGTGTTTAATAAGCGGGGTTGGCATTTGGGTGCACTAGACGCAGAAACAGGAGAATTGATTAAGCCTGCACGCAAGGATAGGAGGTTAAGTGATGTATAA
- a CDS encoding ImmA/IrrE family metallo-endopeptidase, with product MENKEKQVRKIAQRVMAKYKLHPPIDMAGIIQDKGITCVEENLGTNADGYSDLKDSDLKIVLNSAIQYEPRKRFTLAHELGHIFISWHSDVTLCVTDNEYSEHNKLDIQEHEANVFASEILMPTEWVKEMLTRNGNRSLEYNVKQLCNIANTSIMACFYALENAMKSGNVIVVSREMFFPKKFISDRRMALYFQGYDEYDVWDNLCLYKEEFEIGNYQVCHYVFPECPSLEQIEIAFRTKENVVNALEFIFGNNFSAWCCWMGAVLNQISQIYNAYLFAENKCVKHYKNEKSLMQLYHSDKQDLTDECELFEYDFYDVDFGNGWTMILIKEPYYAIKEKIS from the coding sequence ATGGAGAATAAAGAGAAACAAGTTAGAAAAATTGCACAAAGAGTTATGGCGAAGTATAAGCTACATCCGCCTATTGATATGGCGGGGATTATTCAAGACAAGGGAATAACTTGTGTTGAAGAAAATCTTGGAACGAACGCAGATGGCTATTCTGATTTAAAGGATTCTGATTTAAAGATAGTGTTAAACTCTGCTATTCAGTATGAGCCAAGAAAGCGCTTTACTTTGGCTCATGAATTAGGTCACATATTTATTAGCTGGCATAGTGATGTTACACTGTGTGTAACGGATAATGAGTATTCAGAACATAACAAATTAGATATTCAAGAACATGAAGCAAATGTATTTGCATCCGAGATATTGATGCCGACAGAATGGGTAAAAGAGATGTTGACTAGGAATGGAAATAGAAGCTTGGAATATAATGTTAAACAACTTTGTAACATCGCGAATACATCTATTATGGCATGCTTTTATGCGTTGGAAAATGCAATGAAGTCGGGCAATGTAATCGTTGTTAGTAGAGAAATGTTTTTTCCTAAGAAATTTATATCCGATAGAAGAATGGCTTTGTACTTTCAAGGATATGATGAATATGATGTTTGGGATAATCTGTGTCTTTACAAAGAAGAGTTCGAAATTGGAAATTATCAAGTATGCCATTATGTTTTTCCTGAATGTCCATCATTGGAACAGATTGAAATTGCATTTAGAACAAAGGAAAATGTAGTGAATGCGCTTGAATTTATATTTGGTAATAATTTTAGTGCATGGTGTTGTTGGATGGGGGCTGTATTAAATCAAATTTCTCAGATATATAATGCCTATTTGTTTGCTGAAAATAAGTGTGTGAAACATTATAAAAATGAAAAGTCTCTTATGCAATTATATCACAGTGATAAACAAGATTTAACGGATGAATGTGAATTGTTTGAGTATGATTTCTATGATGTGGATTTTGGAAATGGCTGGACAATGATATTGATTAAAGAACCGTATTATGCGATTAAAGAGAAAATTTCTTAG
- the tnpB gene encoding IS66 family insertion sequence element accessory protein TnpB (TnpB, as the term is used for proteins encoded by IS66 family insertion elements, is considered an accessory protein, since TnpC, encoded by a neighboring gene, is a DDE family transposase.), producing the protein MLNDATCFKQVYIVCGYTDLRSGIDTLASIIDQKTGNNPYVPDTLYLFCGRKSDRIKGLVWEKDGFLLLYKRLEQGRFIWPRNEAEVKALTPQQFRWLMEGLTTEPKKSVRPVEPPEFMA; encoded by the coding sequence ATGTTAAATGACGCTACCTGTTTCAAACAAGTGTATATCGTTTGTGGCTACACCGACCTGAGATCCGGTATAGATACACTGGCTTCCATAATTGATCAGAAAACGGGAAACAATCCATATGTCCCTGATACCCTGTATCTTTTCTGCGGACGCAAATCTGATCGCATCAAAGGACTTGTATGGGAAAAGGATGGATTCCTTCTCCTGTACAAACGCCTGGAACAAGGCAGGTTTATCTGGCCTCGGAACGAAGCTGAAGTAAAAGCTTTGACTCCCCAGCAGTTCCGCTGGCTTATGGAAGGCCTGACAACGGAACCCAAGAAGTCTGTCCGTCCGGTTGAACCACCGGAATTCATGGCATGA
- the tnpC gene encoding IS66 family transposase, whose product MAMEYTEEQLNNFDKATLVQLFLVQQSQLKDIDQKLQLLLEQVAVLNSNRFGRSSEKLDTENQIRFMEVDGNIIYFNEAEAVASLGEEALDDEDVPEKLRSKKTKGKRTADIRNLPVIPIEHKMTVEELVAEFGEDGWYQLDDEIYNRYRFTPMKVELEQHHVGVYKSKKDNHFKKADHPAYLLRNSLVSPSLLAGIWNAKYVNAAPLYRQEQEFQRMGLAIDRTDMARWTIQCAERYLSILYDYLHEKLYDYHVLQADETPVRVTKENRTEGSRHYMWVYRTGATYPGKQIVLYEYQPTRNASHPREFLKNFKGVCVTDGYQVYHTIEKEREDLRIAGCWAHARRRFDEAVKALPKANQKSSLAYLALKQIQAIYREDNTLKDRSPEERQQHRQLTVKPLVDAYFAWISQNLLKVPAKSKTANGFAYSLNQEKYLRYFLEDGEVPLDNNAAEQTIRPFCVGKKNWVMIDTIAGAESSAIIYSIAETAKANNLKPYNYFEYLLTEIPKHMDDRDVSFCENLLPWSEKLPEECRK is encoded by the coding sequence ATGGCGATGGAATATACAGAAGAACAACTGAATAACTTTGATAAGGCTACGCTTGTTCAGCTATTCCTTGTACAGCAGTCGCAGCTGAAAGACATTGATCAGAAGCTACAGTTGCTATTGGAGCAGGTCGCTGTATTAAACAGCAACCGCTTCGGCAGATCTTCCGAAAAGCTGGATACAGAAAATCAGATCCGGTTTATGGAAGTCGATGGAAATATCATCTACTTCAACGAAGCAGAAGCGGTTGCTTCACTTGGTGAAGAGGCTCTGGATGATGAAGATGTTCCGGAAAAGTTGCGTTCAAAAAAGACCAAAGGAAAACGTACTGCTGATATAAGGAACCTTCCTGTCATTCCTATTGAACATAAGATGACCGTGGAAGAACTGGTTGCCGAGTTTGGCGAGGACGGATGGTATCAGCTGGATGATGAAATCTACAACCGCTATCGTTTCACACCTATGAAGGTGGAGCTTGAACAACATCATGTCGGTGTATATAAATCAAAAAAGGATAATCATTTCAAAAAGGCGGATCATCCTGCTTATCTGTTAAGAAATAGTCTGGTGTCTCCATCCTTACTTGCCGGCATCTGGAATGCAAAGTATGTAAATGCGGCACCTCTGTACCGTCAGGAACAGGAATTTCAAAGGATGGGACTTGCCATTGACCGGACAGATATGGCCCGGTGGACCATCCAATGTGCTGAGAGATATCTCTCTATCCTGTATGATTATCTGCATGAGAAACTTTATGATTATCATGTGCTTCAGGCAGATGAAACACCGGTACGGGTCACAAAAGAAAACCGAACCGAAGGCTCCAGACATTATATGTGGGTGTACCGTACAGGAGCTACATATCCTGGGAAACAAATCGTCCTATACGAGTATCAGCCCACCCGTAATGCAAGCCATCCCAGGGAGTTCTTAAAGAACTTTAAAGGAGTGTGTGTAACGGATGGCTATCAGGTCTATCACACGATTGAAAAGGAACGAGAAGACCTACGGATTGCCGGGTGTTGGGCACATGCAAGGCGACGATTCGATGAGGCTGTAAAAGCTTTACCGAAAGCGAACCAGAAATCATCACTTGCATATCTGGCACTCAAGCAGATTCAAGCGATTTATCGCGAGGACAACACGTTAAAGGACAGAAGTCCTGAGGAACGTCAACAACATCGCCAGCTGACAGTTAAGCCACTGGTTGATGCCTATTTTGCGTGGATTAGCCAAAACCTGTTAAAGGTTCCGGCCAAGAGCAAGACTGCAAATGGGTTTGCTTATTCCCTCAATCAGGAAAAGTACCTTAGATATTTCCTGGAGGATGGTGAAGTTCCACTAGATAACAATGCTGCAGAACAGACAATCCGTCCGTTCTGCGTTGGCAAGAAAAACTGGGTAATGATTGATACAATCGCCGGAGCGGAATCCAGCGCAATTATCTATAGTATCGCTGAAACGGCCAAGGCCAATAACCTGAAGCCTTATAATTATTTTGAATATCTTTTGACAGAAATCCCAAAACACATGGATGACCGTGATGTAAGTTTCTGTGAAAATCTGCTTCCATGGTCAGAAAAACTGCCAGAGGAATGCAGAAAATAA
- a CDS encoding recombinase family protein, whose protein sequence is MNIAAYCRVSTDKEDQLNSLETQKEFFLEYTKRTGDNLIKLYADEGISGTKIKNRKEFQRMLADAEKGLFDMVVVKDISRFARNTVDLLQSVRKLKALGIETQFLTANMTSMGNSEFVLTIFGALAQEESANTSKRIKFGKKMNAEKGRVPNIVYGYDKTIGDYFNLSINEEEAKVIRQMYKWYTEEGFGGAKIANMLNERGVKTKRGNNWSQNSICRILTNEIYTGKIINGKEEIADFLTGQRKEKDESEWLVTVRPELRIIDDETFDRAQEILRGRHDSFKLTHERQSNKYLFSTLIKCKDCGWSFRRTVRQYKNTYVRWVCSGHNGRGADSCPNAVTVDEEELIQVLQEYFQDVLSKKKKVIDHVIKEFQRVYKAKDENIEYEKELNAELNKLRKSREKYMDMYTDDLISREELNEKIGGMRKEIDRLENELKMVSYHLTKGEQLEAILNSTFKQMEDITDVHEMTNTQLKRLIQKIEVDKDGNVDIYLRLIGDLGLDETVLIDDETTKDETVPNRTNRT, encoded by the coding sequence ATGAACATCGCAGCATATTGCCGAGTTTCCACAGATAAAGAAGACCAACTCAACAGCTTAGAGACCCAGAAAGAGTTCTTCTTAGAATATACAAAACGTACAGGGGACAACCTTATTAAATTATATGCAGATGAAGGTATTTCCGGAACCAAAATCAAAAATCGTAAGGAATTCCAGCGTATGCTTGCAGACGCTGAAAAAGGCTTATTTGATATGGTTGTGGTAAAGGATATCTCTCGATTTGCCAGAAATACCGTTGATTTACTTCAGAGTGTCCGTAAACTAAAAGCACTTGGTATCGAGACACAGTTTCTTACCGCAAATATGACAAGTATGGGTAACAGCGAGTTTGTACTAACAATTTTTGGTGCATTAGCCCAAGAGGAAAGTGCGAACACATCTAAGCGTATCAAATTTGGTAAGAAGATGAATGCGGAAAAAGGTCGAGTGCCAAACATTGTTTATGGATACGATAAGACCATCGGTGACTATTTCAATCTATCCATCAATGAAGAGGAAGCAAAGGTTATCCGTCAGATGTATAAGTGGTATACAGAAGAAGGCTTTGGCGGAGCGAAAATTGCCAACATGCTTAACGAGCGTGGCGTCAAAACAAAACGAGGAAATAACTGGAGCCAGAATTCAATCTGTCGTATTCTGACCAACGAGATATATACCGGTAAGATTATTAACGGCAAAGAAGAAATTGCGGATTTTCTGACCGGCCAGAGAAAAGAAAAAGATGAGTCTGAATGGTTGGTGACTGTCCGTCCGGAACTTCGTATTATTGATGATGAAACCTTTGATAGGGCTCAGGAGATTTTGAGAGGTCGTCATGACTCTTTTAAACTAACTCATGAACGTCAGAGCAACAAGTATTTGTTCTCTACCCTGATTAAGTGCAAGGACTGCGGTTGGTCTTTCCGTAGAACTGTCCGTCAGTATAAGAATACCTATGTACGATGGGTATGCTCCGGTCACAATGGTCGTGGTGCGGATAGCTGCCCGAATGCAGTGACGGTGGATGAGGAAGAACTGATTCAGGTATTACAGGAGTACTTCCAGGATGTACTCAGCAAAAAGAAAAAAGTAATCGACCATGTGATCAAGGAATTCCAACGTGTTTACAAGGCAAAAGATGAAAATATCGAGTATGAAAAGGAACTGAACGCAGAACTGAACAAGCTACGCAAGTCCCGTGAAAAATATATGGACATGTATACCGATGATTTGATTTCCAGAGAGGAATTAAATGAGAAAATCGGTGGAATGAGAAAAGAGATTGATAGATTGGAAAACGAATTGAAGATGGTGTCCTATCATCTGACAAAAGGAGAGCAGTTAGAGGCGATTCTTAACAGTACCTTTAAGCAGATGGAGGATATTACAGATGTTCATGAAATGACCAACACTCAGCTTAAACGCCTGATTCAGAAAATCGAAGTGGACAAGGATGGTAATGTAGATATTTACCTGCGCCTTATTGGAGACCTGGGGCTGGACGAAACCGTGCTGATTGATGATGAAACAACCAAAGACGAGACCGTTCCAAATCGTACCAACCGCACATAA